The Rickettsiales bacterium DNA window ATTCACTGCACGACCTTTAAAATCGAGCCGTTCATGCGACTGCCATTTCGCAAATTCCTGCAAGCTATCCATGCCCACGACTAATTTCATCATATGTAACGCCATAAGGCGTTATAGCCGCTATAAGCATAAAATTGCATTACAAATTCGTAAGGGAAATCTAGGGTGCATCTCCGACTTATTTCTTAACTAGGTAACCCCCTAGCAATCCACAAAATAGATCAATCACTCTCCTCTTTGAGTTTACTGCGATTTACTGCAACCCTTGGCTGTATCTTCTAATAAATTAAAAACTGTAATAAAAATGACATATTCAGGAACTACAGTCGATTAACTGAAGACCAACCGCCCCGACCATTTTTTGTAACTAACAGAATTATATATCCAATTAGCGGCCGCTTAATGAAGAACTTATAAAATTCGCATGAGGCGCATGTTAAAACAACCATGAGTAGACAGATGAAAAAAAGAAATCCCGACCTTACTAAAGCACGTATTATCATTGTAGACAGCGACTTCCATATGGCAGAGTTGCTGCAGCGAACTCTGCGTAAACTGGGGTTGAGCAATATTTCCATTACGAAAAGCGGAAAAAGGGCTTTGGAGATGATGAAGTCTGAACCTGCTGATATTCTGATCACAGAATGGGACACCAAGTCATTGAGCGGCATTAACCTGATCCTCCAGTTGCGTAAATCAGAAGACCCTAAGCTCGCATTGCTGCCAGTAATCATGTTGACCGCCCGCGCCACCAAAGAAGATGTGATGGAAGCCCGAGATATGGGTGTAACAGAGTTTCTGGTCAAACCATACACCACCAAAACTCTCTACCAGCATCTAGAGAATATTATTGATTTTCCTCGTGACTTCATCGTTTGGGAACGTTTTACCGGCCCATGTCGACGACGAATCAAAAGAACTGTAGATAAAAATCGTCGCATTATGCAGCCCGTCATGTTCCTGAAATTAGATAAAATTCAGATTACAAAAGAGGGCAACCGGCCGATGCAACTTGTTGCACAACAAGAGCTTCGTCGGAAGATCGGTTTACAGCAAAGCTTGAAGGAAGTTATTACCCCAAGAATCTTAACCGAAGCACAGAAAACCATTAATTCCTTCAGTCCTGAATGCTTGAAGTGGGTCGCAGAGGATGTGGAAAAGCTGGAACAAGCAGCCAGCCAGGTTATCCTTGATACTGATGAAGGTGCGCTGGAAGAATGCAAAGCCAGCCTGCTTTCAATGCGCGCACACGGCGGCACCTTCAATTACAGTCTGCAGGCTGAGACCGCCTATGACATCTACAAGTTCCTGCGCGACGGCTTTGAGTTAGGAAACAGACGCCATAACTTAGTGCTGCAGAAATACGTGGAGACCATCAAGATATTCCTCGCGAAAAAAGTGACTGGTCAGGGCGGCAAAATCGAGCAAAATTTATCGCAGGGCCTCGATGAACTCTTAGGTGCAATAGGAGCATAGTCGGGACTATTTTCTGGAATCATTCATACCATCAGCTATGCAAATGAAGTCCTTAAACCCCGTATATTCCTCGTAGCGTTGGATGGCCTTTCGAACCCCATCAAGCATGGATTCGCTTGCACTTTCTTCAAAACCCATGCTCTCGGGTTAGGCTCTAGAAGAGATGCTGTCCGTCAAAATCAGCCACTGTAA harbors:
- a CDS encoding response regulator, coding for MKKRNPDLTKARIIIVDSDFHMAELLQRTLRKLGLSNISITKSGKRALEMMKSEPADILITEWDTKSLSGINLILQLRKSEDPKLALLPVIMLTARATKEDVMEARDMGVTEFLVKPYTTKTLYQHLENIIDFPRDFIVWERFTGPCRRRIKRTVDKNRRIMQPVMFLKLDKIQITKEGNRPMQLVAQQELRRKIGLQQSLKEVITPRILTEAQKTINSFSPECLKWVAEDVEKLEQAASQVILDTDEGALEECKASLLSMRAHGGTFNYSLQAETAYDIYKFLRDGFELGNRRHNLVLQKYVETIKIFLAKKVTGQGGKIEQNLSQGLDELLGAIGA